From Echinicola jeungdonensis, the proteins below share one genomic window:
- a CDS encoding response regulator has product MQSFDSIVLIDDDPINNLINKRLISKLEFNSEVEEYLEAENALNAILETSSQKKLLILLDINMPVMNGWDFLKLYLEKCQNRKDVIVMLSSSIDFQDRKKSEEYPCVSGFIEKPLTHKKLLEVLKTFDLKEKE; this is encoded by the coding sequence TCAATTGTTTTAATAGACGACGATCCCATCAACAACCTAATCAATAAAAGGTTAATCAGTAAACTTGAGTTTAATTCCGAGGTGGAAGAATATCTGGAAGCTGAAAATGCTCTCAATGCCATTTTAGAAACCTCATCTCAAAAAAAACTATTAATATTATTGGATATTAACATGCCTGTGATGAATGGGTGGGATTTTTTAAAATTGTATTTGGAAAAATGCCAAAACAGAAAGGATGTTATCGTCATGTTATCCAGTTCTATTGATTTTCAAGACCGAAAAAAATCAGAGGAATACCCCTGCGTATCTGGCTTTATTGAAAAGCCACTTACTCACAAAAAATTACTGGAGGTATTAAAAACTTTCGACCTAAAAGAAAAAGAATAA